The Streptomyces achromogenes genome window below encodes:
- a CDS encoding DEAD/DEAH box helicase encodes MAFNHLPAGVHDALAPLSVTPVTHSVPMAKNLRSDRSSPETAPRLSPGAVLDRLAPGPNRASRITHTEHLPPRAGRHAVWPDRIRSEVVAAVQACGIEHPWAHQALAAEHALDGDCVVVATGTASGKSLAYLVPVLSALLDGSEAPNGRGATTLYLAPTKALAADQCRSVKELSQPLGNAVRPAVYDGDTPFEEREWIRQYANYVLTNPDMLHRGILPSHPRWSSFLKSLKYVVIDECHTYRGVFGSHVAHVLRRLRRLCARYGASPVFLLASATAADPAVAAGRLTGLPVVEVADDASPRGELVFALWEPPLTEMVGEKGAPVRRTATAETADLLTDLAVQGVRTVAFVRSRRGAELISVIAQERLAEVDRSLARRVAAYRGGYLPEERRALEQALHSGELLGLAATTALELGIDVSGLDAVLIAGYPGTRASLWQQAGRAGRAGQGALAVLIARDDPLDTFLVHHPEALFDRPVESTVLDPDNPYVLAPHLCAAAAELPLTDEDLPLFGPETEGLLPQLEAAKLLRRRTKAWHWTRRERAADLTDIRGQGGRPVQVVEAGTGRLLGTVDAGASHTTVHEGAVHLHQGRTYLVRSLDLDDSVALVEEASPPYSTVARDTTSISVLETDVEVPWGQGRLCYGSVEVTNQVVSFLRRRVLTGEVLGESKLDLPPRTLRTRAVWWTVTDDQLDAARINPEILGGALHAAEHASIGMLPLFATCDRWDIGGVSVPLHPDTLLPTVFVYDGHPGGAGFAERAFHTARAWLTATRQAIASCECDAGCPSCIQSPKCGNGNDPLHKRGAVRLLTELLREAPQEKPEPAVEETAGPTAQEETAKRPQTAPEVRPQAEPGMRPQEEPEVRPREEPGVSAAVEAPEAPPPPAVPPAP; translated from the coding sequence ATGGCATTCAATCACTTACCGGCAGGCGTGCACGACGCCTTGGCTCCATTGTCCGTCACGCCAGTGACACACTCGGTGCCGATGGCCAAGAATCTCCGATCCGATCGATCCTCGCCCGAGACCGCGCCCCGCCTGTCTCCGGGCGCGGTCCTCGACCGGCTCGCCCCCGGACCGAACCGGGCGTCGCGCATCACTCATACGGAGCACTTGCCCCCGCGCGCGGGTCGCCATGCCGTCTGGCCCGACCGGATTCGTTCCGAGGTCGTCGCGGCCGTGCAGGCCTGCGGCATCGAGCACCCCTGGGCGCATCAGGCCCTGGCCGCAGAGCACGCCCTGGACGGCGACTGCGTGGTCGTCGCCACGGGCACCGCGTCCGGCAAGTCGCTGGCGTACCTGGTACCGGTCCTCTCGGCCCTCCTGGACGGCTCCGAGGCCCCCAACGGCCGCGGCGCCACCACCCTCTACCTGGCTCCCACCAAGGCCCTGGCGGCTGATCAGTGCCGCTCGGTGAAGGAACTCTCACAACCTCTCGGCAACGCCGTACGGCCGGCCGTGTACGACGGCGACACGCCGTTCGAGGAACGGGAGTGGATCCGCCAGTACGCCAACTACGTCCTCACCAACCCGGACATGCTGCACCGGGGCATACTCCCGTCCCACCCCCGCTGGTCCTCCTTCCTGAAGTCCCTGAAGTACGTCGTCATCGACGAGTGCCACACCTATCGCGGCGTGTTCGGCTCCCACGTCGCCCACGTGCTGCGGCGTCTGCGCCGTCTGTGCGCCCGCTACGGCGCCTCCCCGGTCTTCCTGCTGGCCTCCGCGACGGCGGCCGACCCGGCGGTCGCCGCCGGCCGCCTCACAGGCCTCCCGGTGGTCGAGGTCGCCGACGACGCCTCACCCCGGGGTGAACTGGTGTTCGCCCTCTGGGAGCCGCCGCTCACCGAGATGGTGGGCGAGAAAGGTGCACCCGTCCGGCGTACGGCCACCGCCGAGACGGCCGACCTGCTGACCGACCTCGCCGTCCAGGGCGTGCGCACCGTCGCCTTCGTCCGCTCCCGGCGCGGCGCCGAGCTGATCTCCGTGATCGCCCAGGAACGTCTCGCCGAGGTCGACCGCTCGCTCGCCCGGCGTGTCGCCGCCTACCGCGGCGGCTACCTCCCCGAGGAGCGCCGCGCCCTGGAACAGGCCCTCCACTCGGGCGAGCTCCTCGGTCTCGCCGCGACCACCGCCCTGGAACTCGGCATCGACGTCTCCGGGCTCGACGCCGTCCTGATCGCCGGCTACCCGGGCACGCGCGCGTCACTGTGGCAGCAGGCCGGGCGGGCGGGCCGCGCCGGTCAGGGCGCGCTGGCCGTGCTCATCGCCCGCGACGACCCCCTGGACACCTTCCTCGTCCACCACCCGGAGGCGCTGTTCGACCGTCCGGTGGAGTCGACGGTCCTCGACCCCGACAACCCCTACGTTCTCGCGCCGCATCTGTGCGCGGCGGCCGCCGAGCTCCCGCTGACCGACGAGGACCTGCCCCTGTTCGGCCCCGAGACGGAAGGTCTGCTGCCGCAACTGGAGGCCGCGAAGCTGCTGCGCCGCCGGACGAAGGCCTGGCACTGGACCCGCCGTGAACGGGCCGCCGACCTCACGGACATCCGCGGCCAGGGCGGTCGCCCGGTCCAGGTCGTCGAGGCCGGCACGGGCCGACTGCTCGGCACGGTCGACGCCGGGGCCTCCCACACCACCGTCCACGAGGGCGCTGTCCACCTCCACCAGGGCCGCACGTATCTCGTGCGCTCCCTGGACCTGGACGACTCCGTCGCCCTCGTCGAGGAGGCCAGCCCGCCGTACTCGACGGTCGCCCGCGACACGACGTCGATCTCCGTCCTGGAGACGGACGTCGAGGTCCCGTGGGGCCAGGGCCGGTTGTGCTACGGGTCGGTCGAAGTCACCAACCAGGTCGTCTCCTTCCTTCGTCGGCGCGTCCTCACCGGTGAGGTCCTGGGCGAGTCCAAGCTCGACCTCCCGCCCCGTACGCTGCGCACGCGTGCCGTGTGGTGGACCGTCACCGACGACCAGCTGGACGCGGCCCGGATCAACCCCGAGATCCTCGGCGGGGCCCTGCACGCCGCCGAACACGCGTCGATCGGCATGCTCCCGCTCTTCGCGACCTGCGACCGCTGGGACATCGGCGGCGTGTCGGTGCCCCTTCATCCCGACACGCTGCTGCCGACGGTCTTCGTCTACGACGGCCATCCCGGCGGCGCGGGCTTCGCGGAGCGGGCCTTCCACACGGCCCGCGCCTGGCTGACCGCCACCCGCCAGGCCATCGCCTCCTGCGAGTGCGACGCCGGATGCCCGTCCTGCATCCAGTCCCCCAAGTGCGGCAACGGCAACGATCCGCTGCACAAGAGGGGCGCGGTCCGCCTCCTCACGGAACTCCTGCGGGAGGCTCCGCAGGA